The following are encoded in a window of Paenibacillus polymyxa genomic DNA:
- a CDS encoding stalk domain-containing protein: protein MIIGLVAGMLIGSATAAVAATSPTVQAVVSKYAITVDGQQQTLKSDPLVYKGTTYLPVREVAGLTGYDLQFDAKSKKIDLQSKAEGGSTVSQTTNQPTEKKVSWITAREANEKYGIKYVVDKESTFSYGEKSVAFPVSMYENPDGKTFTNAEKTASLMFKNGVPYLGSDTLQLLGVNQ from the coding sequence ATGATAATCGGTTTAGTAGCTGGTATGTTGATCGGATCGGCAACGGCAGCTGTAGCTGCTACCTCCCCAACTGTCCAAGCTGTAGTAAGTAAATATGCAATTACTGTAGATGGTCAGCAGCAAACACTTAAATCAGATCCACTCGTATATAAAGGCACTACATATTTACCAGTCAGAGAGGTTGCCGGGTTGACCGGATATGATTTGCAATTTGATGCAAAGAGCAAAAAGATTGATTTGCAATCCAAAGCGGAAGGAGGTTCAACAGTGAGTCAAACTACAAACCAACCTACTGAGAAAAAAGTTTCATGGATCACCGCAAGAGAAGCCAACGAAAAATACGGAATCAAATACGTTGTAGATAAAGAAAGCACATTTTCTTATGGAGAAAAAAGCGTAGCCTTTCCTGTATCGATGTACGAAAATCCAGATGGTAAGACATTTACCAATGCCGAAAAAACAGCCTCTCTTATGTTTAAAAACGGTGTACCTTATTTAGGCAGCGACACTTTGCAACTCTT
- a CDS encoding phage holin family protein, whose translation MHEKVDQAIKGLSAGAMIGYFFGGWTTMLTLLWWMVVIDFFTGWAAAWINGELKSRKGYYGIARKVAIFLMVTIAHLIDRILGDAHYFRDAVIFFYLANELLSVIENVGRMGVPMPDILRNAVKIFESRSQAPQNPNMPEPEPEKKDQGQKPAV comes from the coding sequence ATGCATGAGAAAGTCGATCAGGCAATTAAAGGCTTATCCGCAGGGGCCATGATCGGTTATTTTTTCGGGGGGTGGACAACGATGCTAACGCTATTGTGGTGGATGGTCGTTATCGACTTCTTCACTGGATGGGCAGCGGCCTGGATTAATGGGGAGCTGAAAAGCAGGAAAGGGTACTATGGCATAGCTCGTAAGGTAGCAATATTTCTAATGGTTACAATTGCTCATTTGATTGATCGTATTCTGGGGGATGCACACTATTTCCGAGATGCGGTCATTTTCTTTTATTTAGCGAACGAATTGCTATCAGTCATTGAAAATGTAGGGAGAATGGGGGTTCCGATGCCCGATATTTTACGTAATGCCGTGAAAATCTTCGAGTCTCGTTCCCAGGCACCTCAAAACCCGAATATGCCGGAACCGGAGCCAGAAAAAAAAGACCAGGGGCAAAAGCCTGCTGTATAA
- a CDS encoding glycoside hydrolase family 25 protein gives MQARKKSNAQGIDVSRYQGNIDWKMAKADGISFAFIKASQGQRYVDPTFTTNAKGARAAGVLLGAYHFLDATSVEAAKAEARHFADVLDQVGGAKALDLPAVMDYENNPGNLSKTLISAVALAFLLELERLTGRKPIIYTGNAFAANFNASLGGYPLWIARYSDTRVPSDTVTWKRWDIWQYSDSGKIKGIAGNVDLNEFDGTADELRTRFNKKGENTVAEKQRDINKVSPWAADVWEEMTKNGYFDGTRPGAPITREEAAAALSRLRQNILKGDK, from the coding sequence ATGCAAGCGAGGAAAAAAAGTAATGCGCAGGGAATCGACGTATCCCGTTATCAAGGAAACATTGATTGGAAGATGGCCAAGGCAGATGGTATTTCATTTGCCTTCATCAAGGCCAGCCAGGGGCAACGTTACGTTGATCCTACATTCACCACGAATGCTAAAGGAGCCAGGGCAGCCGGGGTATTGTTAGGGGCTTATCATTTTTTAGATGCCACCAGTGTTGAGGCAGCCAAAGCCGAAGCGAGGCATTTTGCTGATGTGTTGGACCAGGTTGGAGGTGCTAAAGCGTTGGACCTTCCTGCGGTAATGGACTATGAAAACAATCCCGGTAACCTATCTAAAACGCTTATTAGTGCTGTAGCGTTGGCCTTCTTGCTGGAGCTGGAGCGACTTACAGGACGCAAGCCCATTATCTATACAGGTAATGCATTTGCAGCTAATTTTAACGCTTCATTGGGCGGTTACCCATTATGGATAGCCCGATACAGTGATACTCGCGTCCCAAGCGACACAGTGACGTGGAAACGTTGGGATATTTGGCAATACAGCGATAGCGGTAAGATTAAGGGCATCGCTGGAAATGTCGATCTGAATGAGTTTGACGGTACGGCGGACGAATTGCGGACACGGTTCAACAAGAAGGGGGAAAATACAGTGGCAGAAAAGCAGAGAGACATTAACAAGGTTAGCCCGTGGGCAGCGGATGTATGGGAGGAAATGACCAAGAATGGTTACTTTGATGGAACACGTCCCGGCGCACCGATTACACGGGAAGAAGCTGCGGCAGCTCTAAGCCGTCTACGTCAAAACATTCTCAAGGGGGACAAATAA
- a CDS encoding phage holin, LLH family produces the protein MIEQYISNITLSLIGLGTLGLLILAASLYRKVKPIYEARFNIEQRNRIGQLAQDAYAWVERNYAGAGAGKFHEAVKYLTVKLGQIGVSIKPEEVEAAIQKAWEEFNPEKHKNIMK, from the coding sequence ATGATCGAACAATACATCTCAAATATTACGCTGTCACTGATTGGACTTGGTACGCTTGGCCTGCTTATACTGGCAGCTTCCTTGTATCGCAAGGTTAAACCGATCTATGAAGCACGTTTTAACATTGAGCAGCGCAACAGAATTGGACAACTGGCCCAAGACGCTTATGCATGGGTAGAGCGAAACTATGCTGGAGCTGGCGCGGGAAAGTTTCATGAGGCTGTTAAGTATCTAACCGTCAAACTGGGTCAGATTGGCGTATCTATCAAACCGGAGGAAGTCGAGGCTGCAATACAAAAGGCCTGGGAAGAATTTAATCCTGAGAAGCATAAAAACATTATGAAGTGA
- a CDS encoding ImmA/IrrE family metallo-endopeptidase, translating to MISHYQTTYLEHCIENIYLKNGITEPQHITIDKITETLDIWIYSLSQKSKAYESATGLRSILLDNRLPQKEQRIEFLHEVSHLLRHAGNQTVMPKEFVELQEADADQFVLYASMPFFMLSRLKFPTLFNDALLYLSDTFEVPIYLARKRLNQIMRRNYEGQIQTSIAQQNNTAKGVVSKKTPQISEPTIYAYYDPSFYEGPSQLIFHIDEITLSQKREFPIPLDGPFKQIEIDNPLDFEGVKILQHDIVYFGPGNVKLMLGRIIRKYGATAKTLLLQMKDLEEVINRGRIY from the coding sequence ATGATTTCCCACTATCAAACTACATACTTAGAGCATTGTATAGAAAATATATATTTAAAAAATGGTATTACTGAACCTCAACATATAACCATTGATAAAATCACCGAAACGTTGGACATATGGATTTATTCTCTTTCCCAAAAAAGCAAAGCGTATGAGTCAGCAACAGGTTTACGCAGTATTCTTTTAGATAATCGCCTGCCACAAAAGGAACAACGTATTGAATTTCTCCATGAAGTCAGCCATTTGCTAAGGCACGCAGGTAATCAAACAGTTATGCCTAAAGAGTTCGTTGAACTCCAAGAAGCGGATGCAGATCAGTTCGTTCTCTATGCTTCAATGCCTTTTTTTATGCTGTCTAGGCTTAAGTTCCCGACGTTGTTTAACGATGCCCTTCTATACCTATCTGATACATTTGAGGTCCCTATTTACCTAGCTAGGAAAAGACTAAACCAAATAATGCGGCGAAATTATGAAGGGCAAATACAGACAAGCATTGCACAGCAGAACAATACTGCGAAAGGAGTGGTGTCTAAAAAAACACCACAGATTAGTGAACCAACAATTTATGCATATTACGATCCATCATTTTATGAAGGGCCATCTCAGCTTATATTTCATATAGATGAAATTACACTATCTCAAAAAAGAGAATTTCCAATCCCATTGGATGGTCCCTTTAAGCAAATCGAGATTGACAATCCATTAGATTTTGAAGGGGTGAAAATTCTTCAACATGACATCGTTTATTTCGGACCCGGGAACGTAAAGCTTATGTTAGGCCGGATTATCCGTAAATACGGTGCAACTGCAAAAACACTACTACTGCAAATGAAAGACTTAGAGGAAGTTATAAATCGGGGTAGAATCTATTGA
- a CDS encoding ORF6C domain-containing protein codes for MGNIQPIEQKMVPFNGAELLGVKASDGNIYVGVRWVCEGLGLREGQRNNQLTKVQTDLVLKQGVRKFILPTRSGEQEVLTIQLNFFLLWVARISPNILEGDAQENLIEYQLKAKDVLADAFLPKVSNPYENLSPEVRAIFVIDERVQDLDSRVEQLENHTTIDYGQQRELKKAGNSRIVGLLGGKKSAAYKDSSLRNKTYQAMWNDYQEFFSINSYNNTFTKDYDRGLQYIPRWTPPNNLMREIEEANGQTLF; via the coding sequence ATGGGCAATATTCAACCAATAGAACAAAAGATGGTTCCTTTCAACGGAGCCGAGTTACTTGGAGTAAAGGCCAGTGACGGAAATATTTATGTGGGGGTCCGTTGGGTTTGTGAAGGGTTGGGCCTACGGGAGGGGCAGCGCAATAATCAATTAACTAAGGTTCAGACAGATCTGGTCCTTAAACAAGGGGTACGAAAATTCATACTCCCCACCAGAAGTGGCGAACAAGAGGTTTTAACTATTCAATTGAACTTTTTTCTTCTCTGGGTGGCGCGTATAAGCCCTAATATTTTAGAAGGTGATGCACAGGAAAATCTTATCGAATACCAATTAAAGGCTAAAGACGTTCTTGCTGATGCGTTTTTACCGAAAGTATCTAATCCCTACGAAAATTTAAGCCCGGAAGTCAGAGCTATCTTTGTTATTGACGAGAGGGTTCAAGATTTAGATTCCCGTGTGGAACAGCTTGAGAATCACACCACTATCGACTATGGGCAACAGCGAGAATTAAAGAAAGCTGGCAACTCCCGGATCGTTGGATTGCTTGGAGGTAAGAAGTCAGCCGCCTATAAGGATAGTAGCTTACGCAATAAAACATATCAGGCGATGTGGAATGATTATCAAGAGTTTTTTAGTATCAACTCTTACAACAATACATTTACAAAAGATTATGACCGTGGGTTGCAATATATCCCGCGTTGGACTCCACCTAATAACCTTATGAGGGAGATTGAAGAAGCTAATGGACAAACTTTATTCTGA
- a CDS encoding helix-turn-helix domain-containing protein, giving the protein MNLANQLTLKEVRENCKKSVPQVSNDTGISGTTLRRWEEDASGAGVHAFVRLLRYYQISINNVYAGKAEDVYKARREAVSV; this is encoded by the coding sequence ATGAACCTTGCTAATCAATTGACTCTCAAGGAAGTCCGTGAGAACTGCAAGAAGTCAGTCCCACAAGTTAGTAATGATACAGGGATCTCAGGTACTACATTAAGACGATGGGAAGAAGATGCTTCAGGGGCTGGAGTACATGCCTTTGTACGTCTGTTGCGTTACTATCAAATATCTATTAACAACGTTTATGCAGGCAAGGCAGAAGACGTATACAAAGCCCGTAGAGAGGCGGTGAGCGTGTAA
- a CDS encoding replicative helicase loader/inhibitor has translation MTEEQTIDLLTLIATAYPTFQANDEVLSLWNKMLADIPAERATRNLQQHIKTMKFPPTIAEIRGSEGASMIDNIRLETQQRLQQIKHWEENACPRLSSGVKQDA, from the coding sequence ATGACAGAGGAACAGACGATAGATTTGTTAACCCTGATAGCTACAGCTTACCCGACGTTCCAAGCGAATGATGAAGTATTGTCCCTTTGGAATAAAATGCTGGCAGATATCCCGGCAGAAAGAGCAACCCGCAATTTGCAGCAGCATATTAAAACAATGAAATTCCCCCCTACTATCGCGGAAATACGGGGTAGTGAAGGAGCCTCCATGATTGACAACATAAGATTAGAAACCCAGCAGCGATTACAGCAAATTAAGCATTGGGAAGAAAACGCATGTCCTAGGCTATCGTCAGGGGTGAAGCAAGATGCATGA
- the dnaB gene encoding replicative DNA helicase codes for MHDVFNVEAEQAVLGSLLLDRTTETADLVMSRLEPDHFSPQHRLIFEAAKELHETSRPIDLILLRTVLEERGTLLESGGIQYLSNLAGSVPSLSNIKYYAGLVEERGLKQHVGKMLERQKQAFDEGADPKELLAGMQEATDEINGRIRSDNQLQRAGDFLDGHDDELERRREAKGLSGVPTAGVDIDNLTGGRQKQDLIIVAARPSVGKTAFMLNGAQRAAEAGYAVAIFSLEMPGAKLGERLIGSIGNIDGHMLRTGNLGASDWTKYTMARSILNDLPIYIDDTPGISIQEIAYKVKQFKKKHGNILVQVDYLQLINPGKKFGSRELEISFISRSLKQMARDNDCPVEALAQLSRSVEQRQDKRPMMSDLRESGSIEQDADEIDFLYRDDYYNAESEKKNIVEIIIAKGRNTGTGLAEMVYLKNYSRFCNLERVQY; via the coding sequence ATGCATGACGTTTTCAATGTTGAAGCTGAACAAGCTGTACTTGGTAGCTTGCTGCTGGATCGGACTACTGAAACCGCTGATTTGGTAATGAGCAGATTGGAACCGGACCATTTTTCACCGCAACACCGTTTGATTTTTGAGGCGGCAAAAGAGCTGCATGAAACTTCAAGACCGATTGACCTTATCTTGCTTCGCACAGTGCTTGAGGAAAGAGGAACTTTGCTGGAATCGGGCGGGATTCAATATCTTTCTAACCTTGCTGGATCAGTACCAAGCTTGAGCAATATTAAATATTACGCTGGGCTGGTTGAAGAGAGGGGCTTAAAGCAACATGTTGGGAAAATGCTTGAAAGGCAAAAACAAGCATTTGACGAAGGAGCAGACCCTAAAGAACTGCTTGCCGGGATGCAAGAGGCGACAGATGAAATAAACGGGCGTATCCGGTCAGATAACCAACTTCAACGTGCTGGCGACTTCTTAGATGGTCATGATGACGAATTGGAGCGCCGCAGAGAAGCAAAGGGGCTATCTGGAGTGCCTACGGCAGGCGTAGACATAGATAACCTAACAGGAGGTCGCCAGAAGCAGGATTTAATTATCGTGGCTGCGCGTCCCAGTGTTGGTAAAACTGCTTTTATGTTGAACGGTGCTCAGAGAGCTGCGGAAGCGGGTTATGCTGTTGCGATATTTAGCCTTGAAATGCCCGGCGCAAAATTAGGGGAACGGCTGATAGGCAGTATAGGGAATATTGATGGTCATATGTTGCGAACAGGCAATTTAGGTGCATCTGATTGGACTAAATATACAATGGCGAGATCCATTCTAAATGACCTGCCTATTTACATTGACGATACGCCGGGCATTTCAATACAGGAAATTGCATACAAGGTCAAACAGTTCAAGAAAAAGCATGGAAATATACTGGTTCAAGTTGATTATCTCCAGCTTATCAATCCTGGGAAGAAATTCGGAAGCCGGGAGTTGGAGATTAGCTTCATAAGTCGTTCTCTCAAGCAGATGGCACGAGATAATGACTGTCCAGTGGAAGCACTGGCTCAACTCAGCCGAAGCGTAGAGCAACGGCAGGACAAGCGTCCTATGATGTCAGATTTACGGGAATCCGGTTCTATTGAGCAGGATGCAGACGAAATTGACTTTCTATACCGGGACGACTATTACAATGCTGAGAGTGAAAAGAAGAATATCGTTGAAATTATCATAGCCAAAGGCAGAAACACGGGTACAGGTTTGGCAGAAATGGTCTATCTCAAAAACTACAGCCGTTTTTGTAATCTGGAACGGGTTCAGTATTAA
- a CDS encoding ArpU family phage packaging/lysis transcriptional regulator, which yields MSQPTTDLPKLDNKKTKNAIEGVFEKYQIFKNTIFELREATITASYQDRPSGPTNVTSDSTADIAVFNVFAPEHRRQFCKNVEQAVNQLYPKYREIIELKYLGDDMPTDYAVYNFKMEHPISKDTYAKLRRKAFQTLAYSFDAFGIINIQNLLDKKRANIRTSSLE from the coding sequence ATGAGCCAACCAACAACCGATTTACCGAAGTTAGATAATAAAAAAACAAAAAATGCAATAGAAGGTGTCTTTGAAAAGTATCAAATATTCAAAAATACGATATTTGAGCTAAGAGAAGCAACTATTACAGCCAGTTATCAAGACCGTCCAAGCGGGCCAACCAATGTTACAAGTGATTCCACTGCGGATATTGCAGTATTTAATGTGTTCGCGCCTGAACACCGCAGACAATTTTGCAAAAATGTCGAACAGGCTGTGAACCAACTTTATCCTAAGTACAGAGAAATAATCGAATTGAAATATTTGGGTGACGACATGCCGACTGACTACGCAGTTTACAATTTCAAGATGGAACATCCTATTAGTAAGGATACTTACGCTAAATTACGGAGAAAAGCATTTCAAACTTTAGCATATAGTTTTGATGCTTTTGGGATTATCAACATACAGAATTTGTTAGATAAAAAACGTGCAAACATACGGACAAGCAGCCTCGAATAA
- a CDS encoding globin-coupled sensor protein yields the protein MIHVAESRLKQIQYIGITDDDLALLHHYQGLFQSIVNEVVDRFYEHVEKVPHLMSIISKWSNIERLKQTQREYWLSLADGKIDDQFIEHRLFVGQVHSRIGLSSDYYLGTYIAYLDIAVDILKRSGIEDWFSIVHALSKMFNLDSQLVLEAYQEKEKEQINELADEQTQVLTVVSRIAQNLTGMIAELRENTDNIAESACNTASSQEHTEELVQHLSDEIKHIEQMSGTIRELSDQTHLLGLNAAIEAAHAQEAGRGFQIVAQEVRKLASNSKQAQEQIQRKVLDIARMLDSVQSETAVTTASARQQASSSEELASFTKLIENMVKELEMLQHSSEMLKV from the coding sequence ATGATTCATGTCGCGGAGAGTAGATTAAAACAGATACAATATATTGGTATTACTGATGATGATTTGGCTTTATTGCATCATTATCAGGGACTATTCCAATCTATTGTGAATGAGGTGGTCGATCGGTTTTATGAGCACGTAGAAAAGGTTCCGCATCTCATGTCGATTATTTCCAAATGGTCGAATATTGAACGACTAAAACAAACACAACGTGAATACTGGCTTTCTCTCGCAGATGGAAAAATAGATGATCAGTTTATCGAACACCGTCTTTTTGTGGGGCAGGTACATTCCCGAATCGGATTGTCTTCCGATTATTATTTGGGCACGTACATTGCTTATCTTGATATTGCAGTCGACATTTTAAAACGTTCGGGGATAGAGGATTGGTTTTCTATTGTGCATGCTCTTTCCAAAATGTTCAACCTGGATTCCCAGCTTGTACTGGAAGCTTATCAGGAAAAGGAAAAGGAACAAATCAACGAGCTGGCCGACGAACAAACGCAGGTGCTGACCGTTGTGTCCCGAATTGCGCAAAATTTGACCGGGATGATTGCTGAGCTTAGGGAAAATACGGATAATATCGCGGAGAGTGCCTGCAACACTGCTTCTTCGCAGGAACATACAGAGGAATTGGTACAGCATTTGAGTGACGAGATTAAGCATATTGAGCAGATGAGCGGTACGATCCGGGAACTGTCCGATCAGACTCATCTGCTGGGACTGAATGCGGCGATTGAGGCTGCCCATGCGCAGGAAGCAGGGCGCGGGTTTCAAATTGTGGCACAGGAGGTGCGAAAGCTTGCATCTAATTCGAAGCAAGCACAGGAGCAAATTCAGCGCAAGGTGCTGGATATTGCCCGTATGCTTGACAGTGTGCAATCCGAAACAGCTGTCACAACAGCCAGTGCCCGGCAACAGGCTTCCAGCTCAGAGGAATTGGCTTCGTTCACAAAGCTGATCGAAAACATGGTGAAGGAATTGGAAATGCTGCAGCACTCCTCGGAAATGCTAAAGGTGTAA
- a CDS encoding arylamine N-acetyltransferase family protein, with amino-acid sequence MYTMTKEEIKAYLNRIGIPEIQPPTLSYLVELHKAHVKHLSWQTLDIFARKPAAIGFRESIQLILHGRSGYCFHLNGAFSALLYSLGYKVSLHRAGVQPLGAEPRINSFHLGLTVNLLNEHHEDEVWIVDVGLGDMPYEPLPLRMGTYEQAPLHYKVMESGVVTKGWRLEHDSLASFVGVDFSPAVVQDLEEFMPKHHFYSRSAESPWFNLFLIRQRQALEANELRGCIWKRRGLHSLEKIELDKKSQWLEVLADVFGEPLVNYSRQERDELWKRVLAAHIEWKKSMTESLQ; translated from the coding sequence ATGTACACCATGACAAAAGAAGAAATAAAAGCTTATTTAAACAGAATCGGAATTCCCGAAATTCAGCCTCCTACCCTTTCCTATTTAGTTGAACTGCATAAGGCTCATGTAAAACATCTTTCATGGCAAACATTGGACATTTTCGCAAGGAAGCCGGCAGCCATTGGTTTTCGAGAATCCATTCAACTCATTCTACATGGGAGAAGTGGTTATTGTTTTCATCTGAATGGTGCCTTTAGTGCACTACTATATTCACTAGGGTACAAAGTCTCTCTGCATCGTGCCGGGGTACAACCTCTGGGAGCTGAACCACGCATTAATTCATTTCATCTTGGACTAACAGTGAACTTGCTAAATGAGCATCATGAAGATGAAGTATGGATTGTTGATGTCGGGCTAGGCGATATGCCCTATGAGCCTCTTCCACTCCGTATGGGGACTTATGAACAAGCCCCTCTTCATTATAAAGTTATGGAATCCGGAGTTGTTACAAAAGGTTGGCGCTTAGAGCATGACTCACTTGCTTCATTTGTTGGCGTTGATTTTTCCCCTGCGGTTGTTCAGGATTTGGAAGAATTTATGCCGAAACATCATTTCTATAGCCGCTCAGCGGAATCTCCATGGTTTAACCTGTTTCTGATTCGGCAAAGGCAAGCATTAGAGGCGAATGAACTCAGAGGATGTATTTGGAAAAGACGCGGGCTACACAGTTTGGAAAAAATAGAACTGGATAAGAAGTCGCAGTGGCTAGAAGTGTTGGCAGATGTATTTGGCGAGCCGCTCGTTAACTACAGTCGCCAGGAACGGGACGAGTTATGGAAAAGAGTACTTGCGGCTCATATAGAATGGAAAAAGTCTATGACTGAATCGTTACAGTAG
- a CDS encoding aminoglycoside phosphotransferase family protein, with product MSILSNVEQMYGIKIQRSRQMKDIHKIETANTTYCLKPYKFPEEEIRFITRVLSYLDERGFTRSQKVYPTVQQTAYMTYEGVSYTLTNWVHGLRPEFTKRIDFKKGIATLAKFHSSAVGFPVTEAPPSRIRYEDLSDEIAGYKKRLIPYRGTAHLVALCEEVSHRLQQPKVREAIAQEQKAAAFIHGDYNYPNLIKDKQLKIHMIDFENCSLHVRMKDLSHLLHRNCLWNGTKMLRAIDYYQRYRPLSTHDLHLLHALLISPYHVVRNIRIGGFRSAKRVIPSFVHLNKYRRELRSLL from the coding sequence ATGTCGATTTTATCGAACGTTGAGCAGATGTACGGAATCAAAATTCAGCGTAGCCGTCAAATGAAGGACATTCACAAGATTGAGACCGCTAATACGACTTATTGCTTAAAACCCTACAAATTCCCGGAAGAAGAGATCCGTTTTATTACACGTGTCTTGTCCTACTTGGATGAGCGCGGGTTTACACGCAGCCAAAAGGTCTATCCAACAGTACAACAAACGGCTTACATGACCTATGAAGGTGTTTCGTATACATTAACCAATTGGGTTCATGGACTCAGACCAGAATTCACAAAAAGAATAGACTTCAAAAAGGGAATTGCTACTTTAGCCAAATTCCATTCCAGTGCCGTGGGCTTTCCTGTCACTGAAGCTCCGCCATCCAGAATCCGTTATGAAGACTTGAGCGATGAAATAGCTGGATACAAAAAACGCCTCATCCCATACAGAGGCACAGCACATCTCGTAGCTCTTTGTGAGGAAGTGTCCCATCGCCTACAGCAGCCCAAAGTTAGAGAAGCCATTGCTCAGGAGCAAAAAGCCGCCGCATTTATACACGGCGACTATAATTATCCCAATCTGATTAAAGACAAACAGCTCAAAATCCATATGATCGACTTTGAAAATTGCTCCCTACATGTAAGGATGAAAGATCTCTCCCATCTTCTTCATCGGAATTGTCTTTGGAATGGGACAAAGATGCTGCGCGCGATAGATTACTATCAACGATATCGTCCATTGAGCACCCATGATTTGCATCTGCTTCACGCACTATTGATCTCTCCCTATCATGTGGTCCGCAATATCAGAATAGGCGGCTTCCGTTCTGCCAAGCGAGTCATTCCGTCGTTCGTGCATTTGAACAAATACCGACGTGAACTTAGATCACTCTTATAA
- a CDS encoding aminoglycoside phosphotransferase family protein: MAKSYTKAQIRKITRRFGLIPLKSSLVSSLYRKNAVIQVKTKKGTYALKPFSRTKMVRSNTIQQMERAASHIRLLKKRKYTYMPAWLPTHSGKLWTLYQGTPFYVSQWIKGRGLETAEDFEKLGRALATLHATSTGLHQMDKGKSPPTIQQLRIWKNQDRLFQKKMTKTSRHDKTYRNWYNAHGEDCKRLSRRAWKDLQDASIIRLLRMEHRHPSLIHSDITTPNVIISDDGHLKIIDWDRVKIGSAYADLAKALMNTTQFNPEFVQSLLKGYQKRKPLSRTERKIVTALYKLPREAWHASRHPNRSRDREILDNWDQSWPLRLQIIHILQDWAHV, translated from the coding sequence ATGGCGAAATCCTATACTAAAGCACAGATTCGCAAAATCACCCGTCGTTTCGGCCTGATCCCGTTAAAATCAAGCTTAGTCTCATCATTATACCGAAAAAATGCAGTGATCCAGGTGAAAACGAAAAAGGGAACTTATGCATTAAAACCCTTTAGTCGTACAAAGATGGTCCGTTCAAATACGATTCAACAGATGGAACGAGCTGCGAGCCATATCAGGCTTTTGAAAAAGAGAAAGTATACCTACATGCCCGCATGGCTCCCCACTCATTCCGGCAAGTTATGGACTCTATATCAGGGAACGCCATTTTATGTAAGTCAGTGGATCAAAGGACGGGGCCTGGAGACCGCTGAAGATTTCGAAAAACTGGGGCGGGCACTTGCCACACTTCACGCCACCTCCACCGGCTTGCATCAGATGGATAAAGGAAAGTCCCCTCCGACCATTCAACAATTGCGGATATGGAAAAACCAGGATCGTCTTTTTCAAAAAAAAATGACAAAAACCAGTCGCCATGATAAAACGTACCGCAACTGGTACAATGCTCACGGCGAAGACTGCAAACGTTTATCCAGGCGAGCATGGAAGGATTTGCAGGATGCATCCATTATAAGGCTGCTTCGGATGGAACATCGGCATCCCTCCTTGATACACAGTGATATCACTACCCCAAATGTCATTATTTCGGATGACGGTCATCTCAAAATCATTGATTGGGATCGGGTTAAGATCGGCTCAGCCTATGCTGATTTGGCAAAGGCCCTTATGAATACGACTCAATTCAACCCTGAATTTGTGCAATCCTTGCTGAAGGGATACCAAAAACGCAAACCGCTAAGCCGTACTGAACGGAAGATTGTTACAGCTTTATATAAACTACCACGAGAAGCCTGGCATGCTTCCCGACACCCGAATCGTTCAAGAGATCGCGAAATCCTGGACAATTGGGATCAGTCGTGGCCTCTTCGATTACAAATCATCCATATTTTGCAGGATTGGGCTCATGTATAA